The Mauremys reevesii isolate NIE-2019 linkage group 1, ASM1616193v1, whole genome shotgun sequence genome has a segment encoding these proteins:
- the LOC120372990 gene encoding chondroadherin-like isoform X2, with product MSRLWIMVLVLLWIPVMAIAQLSGNAQCPVNCSCLFSQWFVRCSNASLSSLPHGITNATVELDLQHNQFSTLSAGFFPELAEISIIYLGSSGIHQIEPGAFQGVKNLYHLHLDNNLLEQVPEGVFENLTNLIFLYLEHNQIAHLLPGGFSSLKQLSALDLSNNLLLELSDQALHGLPRLRQLYLSANRITNVSSKALPGSLRTLNLDRNQLTTVPAAIRNSPMLSTLQLSGNPIRKLTSLSFGRRLRSLRQLFLDSLALEQITNLAFTRLRWLELLSLRNNSLESLPPLSSLKSLSTLYLTGNKWRCDCNLIWLRTWQKKVLRKERSPVECSSPGVLQGQLLVDIEKLTCPPFGTDSTTLSPSENTNTPTAIAPPRDIPLPGAATTATTTTSTALITTKRLPSSTTHSATSLHRVLERWDPCLADYISSVHIRTKGNTSLVVSWAFSGDQDQFEVRYTAGQDEQVLWVVGGLAEVTLHDLHAGTEYRVCVIPQNENLLACQAPAARQCKAERTAGLPSDTQPVHAPLGHSHLAVGFGVAVALLALAALALAVTYRLRTRPIQFQRYYDEDESPLHRRSSNQAKMTTGPVDESMEDEDWHSNGTAASQCPEEKVDCTMSAPPRLTLTSTPTYVTL from the exons ATGTCGAGGCTCTGGATTATGGTTCTTGTTCTGCTGTGGATTCCAGTCATGGCCATTGCACAGCTCTCAGGCAATGCCCAGTGTCCTGTGAActgctcctgcctcttctcccagTGGTTTGTCCGGTGCTCCAATGCCAGCTTATCCTCTCTTCCCCATGGCATCACCAATGCCACTGTGGAGCTCGACCTGCAGCACAACCAGTTCAGCACCCTCTCAGCAGGCTTCTTCCCAGAACTGGCTGAGATCAGCATCATTTACCTCGGCAGCAGTGGCATCCATCAGATTGAGCCGGGGGCTTTTCAGGGGGTCAAGAATCTCTACCATCTCCACCTGGACAACAACctcctggagcaggtcccagagGGTGTCTTTGAGAATCTGACAAATCTGATCTTCCTGTACCTGGAGCACAACCAGATTGCTCACCTCCTGCCAG gtgggTTCTCTTCTCTGAAGCAGCTCAGTGCCCTGGACCTGAGTAACaacctgctgctggagctctctGACCAAGCCCTTCACGGCCTCCCGCGGCTGCGTCAGCTCTACCTGAGTGCGAACCGTATTACCAATGTGTCCAGCAAAGCCCTCCCAGGCAGCCTGCGGACCCTCAACCTAGACAGGAACCAGCTGACGACCGTGCCTGCAGCCATCCGCAACTCTCCCATGCTCTCCACTCTACAGCTGAGTGGTAACCCCATCCGGAAGCTGACGTCTCTCTCCTTTGGGAGGAGGCTTCGTTCCCTAAGGCAGCTGTTCCTGGACAGCCTGGCCCTGGAGCAGATCACCAACTTGGCTTTCACCAGGCTCCGCTGGCTGGAGCTGCTGAGCCTGAGGAACAACAGCCTGGAGTCGCTCCCGCCTCTGTCCTCCCTAAAGTCGCTCTCCACTCTGTATCTGACTGGGAACAAGTGGCGCTGTGACTGCAACCTGATCTGGCTCCGTACCTGGCAGAAGAAGGTGCTCCGGAAAGAACGCAGCCCCGTGGAGTGCAGCTCCCCGGGGGTGCTACAGGGACAGCTCCTGGTGGACATAGAG AAGCTGACTTGCCCACCTTTTGGGACGGACTCCACCACCCTCAGCCCCTCTGAGAACACGAATACACCCACGGCCATTGCTCCACCCAGAGACATACCTCTCCCAGGGGCTGCTACCACAGCTACCACCACGACCTCCACCGCTCTGATCACCACAAAGAGgctccccagctccaccacccACTCAGCTACCTCCCTTCACCGTGTGCTGGAGaggtgggacccatgcttggccGACTACATCAGCAGCGTCCACATCAGGACAAAGGGCAACACCTCCCTGGTGGTTTCCTGGGCTTTCTCCGGTGACCAGGACCAATTTGAGGTGCGGTACACGGCTGGCCAGGATGAGCAGGTGCTGTGGGTGGTGGGAGGGTTGGCCGAGGTGACACTCCACGATCTCCACGCAGGGACCGAGTACAGAGTCTGCGTCATCCCCCAGAATGAGAATCTGCTGGCGTGCCAGGCCCCTGCCGCCCGGCAGTGCAAAGCAGAGCGCACTGCTGGCCTTCCTAGTGACACACAGCCTGTGCACGCCCCGCTCGGCCACAGCCACTTGGCCGTGGGTTTTGGCGTTGCTGTTGCTCTCCTAGCACTCGCAGCACTGGCCCTGGCTGTCACCTACAGGCTGCGGACACGGCCGATCCAATTCCAGCGCTACTATGATGAAGACGAGTCACCCCTTCATCGCAGGAGCAGCAACCAAGCCAAGATGACCACGGGC
- the LOC120372990 gene encoding chondroadherin-like isoform X1 yields MSRLWIMVLVLLWIPVMAIAQLSGNAQCPVNCSCLFSQWFVRCSNASLSSLPHGITNATVELDLQHNQFSTLSAGFFPELAEISIIYLGSSGIHQIEPGAFQGVKNLYHLHLDNNLLEQVPEGVFENLTNLIFLYLEHNQIAHLLPGGFSSLKQLSALDLSNNLLLELSDQALHGLPRLRQLYLSANRITNVSSKALPGSLRTLNLDRNQLTTVPAAIRNSPMLSTLQLSGNPIRKLTSLSFGRRLRSLRQLFLDSLALEQITNLAFTRLRWLELLSLRNNSLESLPPLSSLKSLSTLYLTGNKWRCDCNLIWLRTWQKKVLRKERSPVECSSPGVLQGQLLVDIELQKLTCPPFGTDSTTLSPSENTNTPTAIAPPRDIPLPGAATTATTTTSTALITTKRLPSSTTHSATSLHRVLERWDPCLADYISSVHIRTKGNTSLVVSWAFSGDQDQFEVRYTAGQDEQVLWVVGGLAEVTLHDLHAGTEYRVCVIPQNENLLACQAPAARQCKAERTAGLPSDTQPVHAPLGHSHLAVGFGVAVALLALAALALAVTYRLRTRPIQFQRYYDEDESPLHRRSSNQAKMTTGPVDESMEDEDWHSNGTAASQCPEEKVDCTMSAPPRLTLTSTPTYVTL; encoded by the exons ATGTCGAGGCTCTGGATTATGGTTCTTGTTCTGCTGTGGATTCCAGTCATGGCCATTGCACAGCTCTCAGGCAATGCCCAGTGTCCTGTGAActgctcctgcctcttctcccagTGGTTTGTCCGGTGCTCCAATGCCAGCTTATCCTCTCTTCCCCATGGCATCACCAATGCCACTGTGGAGCTCGACCTGCAGCACAACCAGTTCAGCACCCTCTCAGCAGGCTTCTTCCCAGAACTGGCTGAGATCAGCATCATTTACCTCGGCAGCAGTGGCATCCATCAGATTGAGCCGGGGGCTTTTCAGGGGGTCAAGAATCTCTACCATCTCCACCTGGACAACAACctcctggagcaggtcccagagGGTGTCTTTGAGAATCTGACAAATCTGATCTTCCTGTACCTGGAGCACAACCAGATTGCTCACCTCCTGCCAG gtgggTTCTCTTCTCTGAAGCAGCTCAGTGCCCTGGACCTGAGTAACaacctgctgctggagctctctGACCAAGCCCTTCACGGCCTCCCGCGGCTGCGTCAGCTCTACCTGAGTGCGAACCGTATTACCAATGTGTCCAGCAAAGCCCTCCCAGGCAGCCTGCGGACCCTCAACCTAGACAGGAACCAGCTGACGACCGTGCCTGCAGCCATCCGCAACTCTCCCATGCTCTCCACTCTACAGCTGAGTGGTAACCCCATCCGGAAGCTGACGTCTCTCTCCTTTGGGAGGAGGCTTCGTTCCCTAAGGCAGCTGTTCCTGGACAGCCTGGCCCTGGAGCAGATCACCAACTTGGCTTTCACCAGGCTCCGCTGGCTGGAGCTGCTGAGCCTGAGGAACAACAGCCTGGAGTCGCTCCCGCCTCTGTCCTCCCTAAAGTCGCTCTCCACTCTGTATCTGACTGGGAACAAGTGGCGCTGTGACTGCAACCTGATCTGGCTCCGTACCTGGCAGAAGAAGGTGCTCCGGAAAGAACGCAGCCCCGTGGAGTGCAGCTCCCCGGGGGTGCTACAGGGACAGCTCCTGGTGGACATAGAG TTACAGAAGCTGACTTGCCCACCTTTTGGGACGGACTCCACCACCCTCAGCCCCTCTGAGAACACGAATACACCCACGGCCATTGCTCCACCCAGAGACATACCTCTCCCAGGGGCTGCTACCACAGCTACCACCACGACCTCCACCGCTCTGATCACCACAAAGAGgctccccagctccaccacccACTCAGCTACCTCCCTTCACCGTGTGCTGGAGaggtgggacccatgcttggccGACTACATCAGCAGCGTCCACATCAGGACAAAGGGCAACACCTCCCTGGTGGTTTCCTGGGCTTTCTCCGGTGACCAGGACCAATTTGAGGTGCGGTACACGGCTGGCCAGGATGAGCAGGTGCTGTGGGTGGTGGGAGGGTTGGCCGAGGTGACACTCCACGATCTCCACGCAGGGACCGAGTACAGAGTCTGCGTCATCCCCCAGAATGAGAATCTGCTGGCGTGCCAGGCCCCTGCCGCCCGGCAGTGCAAAGCAGAGCGCACTGCTGGCCTTCCTAGTGACACACAGCCTGTGCACGCCCCGCTCGGCCACAGCCACTTGGCCGTGGGTTTTGGCGTTGCTGTTGCTCTCCTAGCACTCGCAGCACTGGCCCTGGCTGTCACCTACAGGCTGCGGACACGGCCGATCCAATTCCAGCGCTACTATGATGAAGACGAGTCACCCCTTCATCGCAGGAGCAGCAACCAAGCCAAGATGACCACGGGC